The following nucleotide sequence is from Sulfurospirillum tamanense.
TGAGACCGTAATACCAATGACTTTTTCTCCCAAAACATCATATGCAACTTTAAGCAAAAATGCACTATCAACGCCACCCGAAAAGGCGACAACAAGACTCTCATAGGAAGATATTATCTGGATTAAATGTTTATATTTTTGATGCATAGTTGTTATTTTTCATCATCGCTTTGGTGACACTATCGTACAGGGTAGAGATAGGAACTTTATGCTGTAACGCAGCTTTTTTACACTCTTCATATTCTGCTTTGTATTTGAGCAATTTACCCTGAGAAAAAACACATTTAATGCTAATTTCACCATATGGGGTAGAGATAGTTTTGATTTCTCGATCCAGCATAATCTTTTGAATGGTTGATCGCCTAAGGCCTATCGAAGAAGTTTCAGCAAAGATGATTTCAATCATTTTTGCCTCTTCTTGAGCGTTTACTAAAACGCTAAGCTTAACGCCTAAACGATTTTTCTTAGTCATAATGGCAGTCGTGTAAACATCTTTTGCCCCTGCATCAAAAAGTCTCTCTTGGACATAGGAGAGGATTTCAGGACTCATATCATCAATGTTGGTTTCTAAAATGATTTCTTCGGGTATGTTTTCAACTTTTTCTTCTATTGTGCCCAAGCAAATACGCAAAATATTGGGGATAGTAAAATCTTTATGGCCGATGCCATAACCTATCTTTTCGATGGTTAAGGCGGGGTTTACTGCGTACGTATCCACATTGGTTTTAATGATAGTTGCACCTGTGGGCGTTGTTGTTTCAAAAGGCACGCGTCCAAAAGTTACAGGAATGTTTTTTAAAATTTCAAGTGTAGCGGGTGCTGGAACGGGCAATGTTCCATGAGCGCACTGTACAAATCCACTGCCGAGCTCTATTTTTGACGCTATAATTTTATCTACATGTAAAGCTTCCAAGCAAATAGCAGAACCTACAATATCAACAATGGAGTCCACTGCACCCACTTCATGAAAAGTAACTTCCAAAGGCTCTTTTCCATGAATTTTTGCCTCAGCCATGGCTACGCACCAAAACATTTTAATGCTTCGTGCTTTAACATTCTCACTAAGTGCGCTCTTTAAAATCATCGATTCAATGCACTTAAATGTACGATGTTCATAGGGGTGCGTGTGAGTATGCCATACTCTATGATGGTTGTGTGTCAATGAAATATTTACTTTAGTACCACAAATGCCCATTTTATTTGTTTTTTGAATAGTGAGCGTAAACTCATGATTTAAAGAAAGTTTTGAGAGCTCTTCTTTTAAATAATGACTATCCACCCCTAGATCTAGCATAGCTCCAAGGTGCATATCACCACTAATGCCGCTAAAACAGTCATAATAAAGAACTCTCACACTTTATCCTTATGTATTTGCCAATTTTGGAACAGTAATCGAGCCAAAAGGAAGCACAATGATGCTTGCATCCTTACCTTTTTCTTTAATAGCATCCTCTAGAGCAATGGATAAATCATGGTAAGGCTTCAAATGTACCGCTTTCATTTCTTCATCACTAAGCTCACTCACCGCCCAACTTTGGGCCCAAAGGTTTATCTCCGCCATTTTTGCTGCCTTGTGATAACCTAGTTTATAACCACATTTGATTTTATCCAGTACTGCTTGTGCACAATGTGCGGAACTCATAAGTTTGAAAAAACCTTCTTCGCCAATACCTGTACGACATTTTGCAACCATGATAAGAATACCATTTTCCTTAAGCGCCAACTTCCCATTATCCAGTGCTTTTTGAGACTGGTAAAGGTCGATGTCCATAGGATAAGGGGCAACAGAAATGACAATATCTGCTTTTTGTGGAATGTTTACACAAAAAACTTCATCTGCCTTATCGATACCTGCATAAAAAGAATTGCTCAAATCACCAGCTTTTACAGCACAAATATCATGGTCGCTATCAAGAACAGTCATAATGGCAAAAATATCAATATGCCCTAAAACACTCATCGCATCCATCATGTCTTCATGCACAGGATTACCTTTAAGGGAAAGTGCTTGTGCATTTGGATGTAGCGCTAAGAGGTGATTTTGTGTGATTGTGTCGTACGCCGCAACACCTGGTAAAAAAGCTTTTCGACCACCAGTGTAGCCTGCAAAATAGTGTGGCTCAACCGACCCAATGGCACATACTTTTTTAGCTTCGGCCACAATTTTATTGAGATACATCTGTGTACCATTGGTCGATTTACCAAGATAGACCATTTCATCCTTGCGAGCATCATGACTCCAAAGACGATTTTTTACATGCAAATCTTCATAAATCTCTTTTCCTAAAATAAAATGCCACTCCTCTTCTGTTGGAGCTCTATGGCAACCCGTAGCGACAATAAAGAAAATATCCTTATCTTTGATTTTTGGATAGATACGCGCAAGTACTTTACGGGTAGGAGTAGGACGAGTTCCATCATTAACGATAAAGATGATGCGCTCATCAGTATCGATAAATACATCAAATGCTTCTTTATTAAGGGGATAAAGAAGGGCTTCGTCAATGGCTTGGTTATAATCAATTTTTTCAACACAGTTTGGACTATAGACACCTATTAACTGTTTATCACTTATATCTAAATCAAATTTTTCATCTTTCCCATAACTGACACTAACTTTCATATATATCCTTTTTAATTAAAGCTGAATCATTGAAAAAATATTACCACAAAGGAATATATTGGTCAAATACTATTAATATTATATAATTAATAGTATTTTTACTATAATGTACAAATCTATTTTTCAAGGTAGCTTTTATGAGTCTTCGACAATTAGAATACA
It contains:
- the larC gene encoding nickel pincer cofactor biosynthesis protein LarC — translated: MRVLYYDCFSGISGDMHLGAMLDLGVDSHYLKEELSKLSLNHEFTLTIQKTNKMGICGTKVNISLTHNHHRVWHTHTHPYEHRTFKCIESMILKSALSENVKARSIKMFWCVAMAEAKIHGKEPLEVTFHEVGAVDSIVDIVGSAICLEALHVDKIIASKIELGSGFVQCAHGTLPVPAPATLEILKNIPVTFGRVPFETTTPTGATIIKTNVDTYAVNPALTIEKIGYGIGHKDFTIPNILRICLGTIEEKVENIPEEIILETNIDDMSPEILSYVQERLFDAGAKDVYTTAIMTKKNRLGVKLSVLVNAQEEAKMIEIIFAETSSIGLRRSTIQKIMLDREIKTISTPYGEISIKCVFSQGKLLKYKAEYEECKKAALQHKVPISTLYDSVTKAMMKNNNYASKI
- the larA gene encoding nickel-dependent lactate racemase is translated as MKVSVSYGKDEKFDLDISDKQLIGVYSPNCVEKIDYNQAIDEALLYPLNKEAFDVFIDTDERIIFIVNDGTRPTPTRKVLARIYPKIKDKDIFFIVATGCHRAPTEEEWHFILGKEIYEDLHVKNRLWSHDARKDEMVYLGKSTNGTQMYLNKIVAEAKKVCAIGSVEPHYFAGYTGGRKAFLPGVAAYDTITQNHLLALHPNAQALSLKGNPVHEDMMDAMSVLGHIDIFAIMTVLDSDHDICAVKAGDLSNSFYAGIDKADEVFCVNIPQKADIVISVAPYPMDIDLYQSQKALDNGKLALKENGILIMVAKCRTGIGEEGFFKLMSSAHCAQAVLDKIKCGYKLGYHKAAKMAEINLWAQSWAVSELSDEEMKAVHLKPYHDLSIALEDAIKEKGKDASIIVLPFGSITVPKLANT